In Bacteroidota bacterium, a single window of DNA contains:
- a CDS encoding GSCFA domain-containing protein — translation MQLQSTVSINEPSKVIRYNDKLIFLGSCFSGNIGNKFVERLFDTTVNPFGVIFNPVSIFKLLDRSIDKRYFVEDDWQFFNEKWINLDLHGDLSYYTLEEALEKSNNLIDEMNEHLNNATHLFLTFGTAWIYEYIEKQQLVANCHKIPQKEFEKRLLSVEEIVESGNAILSKLQTANSGLQTIFTISPVRHLADGAHNNNISKSALFLAVDEMIKESGSDYFPSYEIVMDELRDYRFFDRDFMHPNQLATDYVWERLLYNWVGEDTVHKVKKVEKVIAAANHRPFNVESEAHQKFLRKNLSLIKELSRKARYLNFDSIKRKFKEQLN, via the coding sequence ATGCAGTTACAATCAACAGTATCGATAAATGAGCCCTCGAAAGTGATTAGATATAATGATAAGTTAATCTTTTTAGGGTCGTGCTTTTCCGGGAATATTGGTAACAAGTTTGTAGAACGATTATTCGATACTACGGTAAATCCTTTTGGTGTAATATTTAATCCTGTTTCTATTTTTAAACTATTGGACAGAAGTATTGATAAAAGGTATTTTGTAGAAGATGACTGGCAGTTTTTTAATGAAAAGTGGATTAATCTGGATCTGCATGGCGATTTATCATATTATACACTTGAGGAGGCATTGGAAAAGAGTAATAATTTGATTGATGAAATGAATGAGCATTTGAATAATGCCACTCATCTTTTTCTCACTTTCGGCACAGCCTGGATTTATGAGTATATAGAAAAGCAGCAACTTGTAGCAAATTGTCATAAAATACCACAGAAAGAATTCGAAAAGAGATTATTGTCTGTTGAAGAAATTGTAGAATCAGGAAATGCTATTTTATCAAAACTACAAACGGCAAATTCCGGGTTACAAACTATCTTCACAATAAGTCCGGTCAGACATTTGGCCGATGGAGCACATAACAATAATATTAGTAAATCGGCATTGTTTTTGGCTGTTGATGAAATGATAAAGGAAAGCGGAAGTGATTATTTTCCATCTTACGAAATAGTGATGGATGAGTTGCGCGATTACAGGTTTTTCGACAGGGATTTTATGCATCCTAATCAACTGGCAACAGATTATGTTTGGGAAAGATTGTTGTATAACTGGGTAGGGGAGGATACTGTTCATAAAGTAAAGAAGGTTGAGAAGGTAATAGCTGCCGCAAATCACCGTCCTTTCAACGTGGAAAGCGAAGCCCATCAAAAGTTTTTGAGGAAGAATTTAAGCTTGATAAAAGAGTTGAGCAGAAAGGCGAGGTATTTGAACTTTGACTCTATAAAAAGAAAATTCAAGGAGCAGTTAAATTAA